In Haloarcula ordinaria, the genomic window CCGCGAATGAGTATGAAGAATCGCACTGCCGGTGTCCTGATTGGCATCCTTGCGGTGGTGTGTCTAGGACTCATCTTCTCTGCCGTGTACCCGCTCACCACCTCCGACCCACACGCGGCGACTCCTCCTGGCGACCGATTCACCGTTAGCGATACAGACTCCTACACCGCGAGTGGGCGTCTTGTCGTGGACGGGCAGGTGAGACTGGCATTCGAGGGTTTCGTAACCTCGGACGGAGTATGGTATCAGAAGGTCGTGGACGACGACGTCGTTTCAGAGGCATACCAACCCACTGCGAACGAAACAGTCTATCACAGACTGTCGATAGAGGGGAGTGATGAGGCCAAGCAGCGTCGGGAACTGATCACCGAGGATGAGGGAAGGGAACTCGTTCGTGAGGGCCGGAACGGAGAGCGCGCGACGTTCATCGTCGAAGAGAACGGCACTGGCGTCACGCAACCAGTTTCGGGAACGGCATCGGTGTTCGTCAACAGTCTATTCCTCGCCGGGTACGAAGCCAAAAGACGCGACTCGTCGGCGGTGACTGTCTACGAGCCACAGTCCGGATGGTACGACGGGCTGGAGACGTACCACATTACAGGAGCCTCGGGTACGGTACGTGCTGATACCGACACGCACGTGGTCAAATCGGCAGACGTGACCTGGGACGTCACGGCACCTGCAGGGACGTACGCAGAGTACGTCTTGGTCGCATCGCTCACCGACGAACCGACGTCGTACAGGATCTCGTTCGAGTTTGACCAATCTGGGTCTGACCCCCAACGGCCGACGTGGGTCGGCGAGACCGATTCGACGTAGACATCAAGAAATGCCGATGTCCGTTCTAGTGCCACTTCGTTTTAGAGCATGTATAGTGTACTCCTCACACTCCCCGGACCAGTTAGCGCTGTTGACAGACTCATTCGCAGACAATATATCGAGACAGTGCTGGATACAGAGCACGAATCTTGCATGGAGTCGGTCCTGTGTTTCGGGGACTACTCACGGTCGTGTCGTCGCGTTCGTCACGCGCCCGAAATGAAGTAGACGGCCAGCATGGCGAAGCATATGCCGAGCACTTTGCGCGTGGTAACCCCCCCGCCCAAAACGAGAAGCCCGATCGTCGAGGAGAAGACGAGAAACATCGCGAAGATGGGCGTTACCACGCTTACAGGGCCCATTGACAACGACTGGTACAACGAGATGATTCCGATCCCAAAAAATGCCCGCCGCGAGCACGTACGCCACTTTTCGTGACGACAGATACGGGACTATGCCCTGGTCCGTGTGCCACAACACACCGAGTGACATCACTATAAGCAGGGTGTTAGAGATGACGACGGCCACGTTGACCGGAATCGCGTCGGGACCGGTCGTCGCTACGCGCATGAGTGGGGAAACGAGCGCGTACGCCCCCATCGCGAGAAGCGCGTAGTGTAGGTATGTAGCGCCCATACGCACGCCTTGCCGGATACAGACAAGTGTTTGACGACCTGCGACCGCGGCGAGGCTCCCGTGAGAGAGCGCATCGGTGACACCCGACCGAGCGAAGTCGATCACGAACAGCCTCAGCCACGCAGCGCGTCAACGGGACGTTCGTTCGCCGCACGCCAGGCCGGATACGCCCCGGCTATGAGGCTCGTCAGTATGCCGAACGCTGCAGCGCCGATCAGATACAGGAGCGAATCGGACGTGAACGCGAGGGGGTCGCCGAGAAATATCGCATTGGCAATCGACGCAACGACGAAGGCGATCGTCAACCCGACGACAACACCGATCGCTCCCAGCATAACAGCCTCGACGAGAAGAATCCGGACGATGTCGGCTTTCCCATATCCCATCGCCCGTAGCACGCCGATCTCTTCGCGGCGCTTGATGACCGCCATCAGCATCGTATTCGTGATCGAGACGCCAGCGACCAGCAGCGAGATAGACCCCAATCCTGTCAGAAACACGTTGATTCCGTTGACGATCGTCTTGAGCAGTCGGACCAGGGACGTGAGTTCGAAGACAAGCAGTCGATCTTCCCGATCGTTGAATCGTTCCCGAAGGGCATCCGCGGTGGACTCTGCCCGGTCGACGGACCGCGTTCGAACGCGGACCTGGTCGTACTCACGGGCAGGCGCTTGCTCGATCGGGAGATACACGTCACTCGATCCGAAACCCTGCGTCGCTGCGAGCACGGCGACGACCCGGTAGGTCGCTCCCGTGTCCTCGTCGAGCGCGAGCGTGAGTCGGCTTTCGGGGCCGAGTCCGTGTTCCCGGGCGAATTCGTTCGAGACTACGATGCTCCGCCGCCAGTTTTCAGGTATCGCCCCGTCGTTGATGGTGTACAGCGACCGCGGATCGTCCATGTACGTGATCGAAACTGACTCGCGCCTGTCGCCCCGTCTCACCCACTCCGCTTCTCCCCCTCTGGTGGCAACGACGCCTGCCGAACCGACCGTTTCCTCGATCGCTTGCACATCCTCACGATCGAAGTGTCCGGGCTCTTTGTCGATCCCTGGGGCGACGAAGACGTCCGTCGCACCCTGCTCTTGGATGGACTGGAACTGACTCTGTTTAAACGCTGCCCCGCCTGCCCCGATCGCCCCGATCGCGACTACACCGATGACGATCGCTGCGGCCGCGAGTGCCGATCGGGCCTTCGCACGCGAAACGTTCCGCCACGCGATGACGACCACGGGGAATCGGCCAGTTAACCGGTAGAGTCTGCTCATCTGCGCTCACCTCGCTTGCCGTACAACCTATCCAGTGAGATGTCGGTCCAGACTGCTGGGACGGCTCTGTGCATCAGTCGAACGCCTCCGCAGGTCGTTTGTTCGCGGCCTTCCACGCTGGATAGACGCCGGCGACGAGCGCGGTCGCAATTCCAAAGAGGCAACCGATACCGACGTACTGCAGCCCGGCCCGGGTGAACGCGAGTGGATCGCCGACGAGGAACACGTTGATCACCGCGCCGATACCGAGAGCGATCGGTACGCCAATCACGCCCCCGATGATGCCGAGTATCGTCGCTTCGGCGACGAGCATGCGAACCACGGCGCCTCTGGTGTAGCCCACTGCACGCAGGACACCGATCTCCCCCTCACGTTCGATGACGGACATCAGCAGCGTATTGGCGATCGTGACACCCGCGACGAGCAGCGAAATAGCGCCCACGCCGATGAGGAACTGGTTGACCGTCTCGAACGATTGCTCGAACTGTTCGCGCTGTTGCTGGACCTGTTGGACGGAGACGGTTCGTCTGCGCGAATTGAACTCAGTCTCGATATCGGTAGCTGCCCTGGCGACCGAGCCCGCTGACGGGTCGACTCTCACGATCACTTCGTCGTACGTCGCGTCATCGAACCTCGAGATGGGAACGAAGATCGACTGATCGGCCGAAAGCGGGTCAGCAAACCCCTGTGGTCGCAGGACCGCTGCGACCGGGAATGTCCCCTCGAGTTCGTCCTCGACGACGACCGTCATCTGATCGCCGGGCTCGATGTCGTTGTCGGCAGCAATCCGCGAACCGACGATGACGCTGCGCCGCCAGTTTTCCGGGACCGACCCGTTGGCAGTCTCGTAGAACGTCCCGGGGTCCTCTATACCTTTGACCTGCGCGGTGACGACGGTCTCTCCGGCTGGAGTGCGGACGAGCGAGCCGAACGGCTGGACGACGGGAATGACCGTCGCACCCTCTGCCGCCCGGCGCATCCGGGTGACTTCCGCATCGGAGAAGTTACGGTTGGGGTCCTCGGCCTCTGGATACACGACGGGATGGACGGTCGCCGTACCCCCGAAACCCTCGTACGCCGCGACCTGGTTCTGTTTGAAGGCTTCTCCCCCGGTGCCGATAGCTCCGACGGCCACGACCCCGATGACGACAGCGACGACAGCCAGTGTCGACCGTGCGGTCGCCCGGGAGACGTTCCGGCGCGCCAGCAAGACAGTCGGTGCGAGGGCAGCGATGTGCCTGAGCCTGCTCATCGACGAGCGGTCTCGACCGTCACTATTCCCGGTCACGATACCCTCCATCGGCGCCTGTGGCCGTGTCTGGCGCTCGAAGGTTGCCGTCGACTAGATTGACAACTCGGTCGGCGGCCTCCGAGACGTACTCGTCGTGAGTGACCATCACGACGGCAACCCCCTCTTCAGCTCGGAGCTCCTCGAACAGATCGAGGATCTGATCGCCGGTGTCGCGGTCGAGATTCCCCGTCGGTTCGTCGGCTAGCACGAGCTCTGGATCGTTGATCAGCGAGCGAGCGATCGCGACCCGCTGTTTCTGTCCGCCCGATAGTTCGTCTGGTGTGTGATCTAACCGGTCGCTGAGCCCGACTCGTTCCAGGAGCTCCATCGCTCGATCACGCGTCTTCTTGGGGGTCCGGTCGAGCATCCGGGGCATCTCGACGTTCTCGAGCGCCGTCAGCGTGGGAATGAGGTAATAGCTCTGGAAGACGAACCCGATCGTCTGTTTTCGCTCGCGGTTGCGCTCGCTGTCCGAGAGCGTCGCGACGTCCTGTTTCCTGAGGCGGATCTCACCTGACGTGGGGACGTCCAGTAGACCCAGCAGGTTCAGGAGCGTCGATTTGCCGCTGCCGGAGGGGCCGACGATTGCGACTGAGTCGCCCTCATCGATCCGGAAGTCGATTCGCTTGAGCGCGCGGATCGTCTGCCCACCGGTCTGGTACTCCTTGACGACGTTCGTGCCACTGATGAGCGGCGTCCCCGTGGTGACTTCGTTGCCATCGCCGTCTCCCGGTCGGTCGTCGACAGGCACCATCGATCACCGCCACACGCGGTACCCGACCGCGCCCAGAGCGAGCACGATGGCAAGTCCGACGACGGGCAGTACCGGGAATCCGCCCCCACTGGACGTTCGGGTGACGACCTCGCGCTCGACGGGGACCTCGGTAACCGCACTCCGTTCGACGCCGTCGACGATGTACTGTACCTCGACCGGGACCGAGGAGACGTTCCCATCGACGTTCGCTCGGAGGGTGAAGGAGGCGAAGTCGCTCGCCGCTATTTCGCCGATGAAGTACTCGGCGGCACCAACTCGCTGTGCATCACCGAACGAAACGACGACGGCCTCCGCTTCCGTCGATCCGACGTTCCCGGCAGTTGCCGAGATCTCGATCCGCCCGCCTCTCTGGACCGCATCCAGATCTGTCAGGGTCACCTCGGCGGGGTTCGGTGGAGCGGTGAACGAGGCCTGGATCGTCTGTGTCGTCCAGCGCCGCACTCCGTCCTGGGTGTATTCGAGCGTCACGTTTACCGGGAGTGTGCCGGCCTCTTCGGCGGTCGCGGGGAACGTAAACGTGGCCGTCTCGCCGGCCGACAAGTTGGCACGGACGCGCTGAGTGACGTCGAACGCCGCCGACGGTGAGGACGCACTGACCCGCAGCTGTCGGACCTCCTCGTCGAGACCGTTCGCAACGGTGACGTTTACCGGCCTGGTTGCACCCGGGACTGCGTCACGGACCGAGAGCTCGACCTGGGGTCGGTCACCGGATGCGGAGAGTCGGTCGGTTCCGACGCTCATCTGCTTCGTGACAGTTCTGGTTTGCCCACCGTCTGTGGTGTACTGGAGCGTTGCCCGTACCGTGCTCGGAGCGTCTTCGAGGAAGGTCGCGGTGTAGG contains:
- a CDS encoding ABC transporter permease, whose amino-acid sequence is MSRLYRLTGRFPVVVIAWRNVSRAKARSALAAAAIVIGVVAIGAIGAGGAAFKQSQFQSIQEQGATDVFVAPGIDKEPGHFDREDVQAIEETVGSAGVVATRGGEAEWVRRGDRRESVSITYMDDPRSLYTINDGAIPENWRRSIVVSNEFAREHGLGPESRLTLALDEDTGATYRVVAVLAATQGFGSSDVYLPIEQAPAREYDQVRVRTRSVDRAESTADALRERFNDREDRLLVFELTSLVRLLKTIVNGINVFLTGLGSISLLVAGVSITNTMLMAVIKRREEIGVLRAMGYGKADIVRILLVEAVMLGAIGVVVGLTIAFVVASIANAIFLGDPLAFTSDSLLYLIGAAAFGILTSLIAGAYPAWRAANERPVDALRG
- a CDS encoding ABC transporter permease, yielding MSRLRHIAALAPTVLLARRNVSRATARSTLAVVAVVIGVVAVGAIGTGGEAFKQNQVAAYEGFGGTATVHPVVYPEAEDPNRNFSDAEVTRMRRAAEGATVIPVVQPFGSLVRTPAGETVVTAQVKGIEDPGTFYETANGSVPENWRRSVIVGSRIAADNDIEPGDQMTVVVEDELEGTFPVAAVLRPQGFADPLSADQSIFVPISRFDDATYDEVIVRVDPSAGSVARAATDIETEFNSRRRTVSVQQVQQQREQFEQSFETVNQFLIGVGAISLLVAGVTIANTLLMSVIEREGEIGVLRAVGYTRGAVVRMLVAEATILGIIGGVIGVPIALGIGAVINVFLVGDPLAFTRAGLQYVGIGCLFGIATALVAGVYPAWKAANKRPAEAFD
- a CDS encoding ABC transporter ATP-binding protein, which gives rise to MVPVDDRPGDGDGNEVTTGTPLISGTNVVKEYQTGGQTIRALKRIDFRIDEGDSVAIVGPSGSGKSTLLNLLGLLDVPTSGEIRLRKQDVATLSDSERNRERKQTIGFVFQSYYLIPTLTALENVEMPRMLDRTPKKTRDRAMELLERVGLSDRLDHTPDELSGGQKQRVAIARSLINDPELVLADEPTGNLDRDTGDQILDLFEELRAEEGVAVVMVTHDEYVSEAADRVVNLVDGNLRAPDTATGADGGYRDRE